One Oryza sativa Japonica Group chromosome 8, ASM3414082v1 DNA window includes the following coding sequences:
- the LOC4345241 gene encoding CBS domain-containing protein CBSX1, chloroplastic, whose amino-acid sequence MGATLLLLCADFSAVAGGRRRPSLPSEPRLAAPAAGSRAPPSRASVRPSAAAAPLAARGLPHHASVAGQNSGIYTVGDFMTKREELHVVKSTTSVDEALEMLVEHRITGFPVIDDEWNLVGVVSDYDLLALDSISGNGLAEVDIFPEVDSTWKTFNEIQKLLSKTNGKVIGDVMTSAPLVVRETTNLEDAARLLLETKYRRLPVVDSSGKLVGIITRGNVVRAALKIKKKFEGEL is encoded by the exons ATGGGCGCCACGCTGCTGCTCCTGTGCGCCGACTTCTCGGCTGttgccggcggccgccggcggccttcCCTGCCCTCGGAGCCACGGTTGGCGGCTCCCGCTGCTGGgtcccgtgcgccgccgtcgagagCCTCCGTCCgcccgtccgctgccgccgccccgctcgccgCGCGCGGCCTGCCGCACCACGCCTCCGTCGCTGGG CAAAACAGTGGAATTTACACTGTTGGTGATTTTATGACTAAAAGGGAAGAACTCCATGTTGTGAAGTCAACAACTTCAGTCGATGAAG CCCTTGAGATGCTGGTGGAGCATAGGATAACTGGCTTTCCTGTTATTGATGACGAGTGGAATTTG GTTGGCGTTGTGTCAGATTATGATCTCTTAGCACTCGATTCAATATCAG GAAATGGACTTGCGGAAGTAGACATATTTCCTGAGGTGGATAGTACTTGGAAG ACGTTCAATGAGATACAGAAGCTCTTGAGCAAAACCAATGGGAAAGTCATTGGTGATGTTATGACGTCTGCACCTCTTGTGGTGCGTGAAACTACTAACCTTGAAGATGCTGCAAG GTTACTCCTTGAAACTAAGTACCGCAGGTTACCTGTAGTTGACAGTTCAGGCAAATTG GTTGGGATCATAACAAGAGGGAACGTCGTCAGGGCTGCCcttaaaattaagaaaaagtTTGAAGGTGAACTTTGA